From Ignisphaera aggregans DSM 17230, the proteins below share one genomic window:
- a CDS encoding adenosylhomocysteinase (COGs: COG0499 S-adenosylhomocysteine hydrolase~InterProIPR013116:IPR015878:IPR006140:IPR000043:IPR 020082~KEGG: sto:ST0342 S-adenosyl-L-homocysteine hydrolase~PFAM: S-adenosyl-L-homocysteine hydrolase, NAD binding; Acetohydroxy acid isomeroreductase catalytic domain protein; D-isomer specific 2-hydroxyacid dehydrogenase NAD-binding; S-adenosyl-L-homocysteine hydrolase~PRIAM: Adenosylhomocysteinase~SPTR: Q975T0 Adenosylhomocysteinase~TIGRFAM: adenosylhomocysteinase~PFAM: S-adenosyl-L-homocysteine hydrolase, NAD binding domain; S-adenosyl-L-homocysteine hydrolase~TIGRFAM: adenosylhomocysteinase), translating to MEYKVKDLSLAPKGRIQIEWALNHMPVLRRIMDEFSRTKPLNGIRISAVLHVTKETAVLVKTLSAGGAEIWLAASNPLSTQDDVASALVEEGIHVFAWRGETTEEYFWAISKVASIEPHIVIDDGGDLHSYIHTNMKDIVHKIYGGTEETTTGVLRLKSMEREGVLGYPVIAVNNALTKYLFDNRYGTGQSTVDGILRATNTLIAGKTVVVAGYGWVGRGIALRFRGMGANVIVTEVNPIRALEAVMDGFMVMKMSEAAKLGDIFITATGNINVINRQHFELMKDGAILANSGHFDVEINVKDLEAMAISKRDLRECVTEYVLPNGRRLYLLGRGRLVNLVCAEGHPSEVMDMSFANQALSAKYIVENRGRLEKRVYDVPLEIDQKVAELKLASMGIEIDTLTEEQKKYLSSWTL from the coding sequence ATGGAGTACAAGGTTAAGGATTTATCTTTAGCTCCTAAGGGGAGGATACAGATAGAGTGGGCCCTGAATCACATGCCTGTATTAAGAAGAATAATGGATGAATTTAGTAGAACAAAGCCACTTAATGGTATTAGGATTAGTGCAGTTCTTCATGTAACTAAGGAGACAGCAGTATTGGTTAAAACGCTAAGTGCTGGTGGTGCTGAGATATGGCTTGCTGCAAGTAATCCTCTATCTACACAGGATGATGTAGCTTCAGCTCTTGTTGAGGAGGGTATTCATGTATTTGCATGGAGAGGAGAGACAACAGAAGAGTATTTTTGGGCTATAAGCAAGGTTGCCTCTATAGAGCCTCATATCGTTATAGATGATGGTGGAGACCTTCATTCATATATACATACCAATATGAAGGATATTGTGCATAAGATATATGGAGGAACAGAAGAAACTACAACAGGAGTTCTTAGATTAAAATCGATGGAACGTGAAGGCGTATTAGGGTACCCAGTTATAGCAGTAAATAATGCTTTGACTAAGTATCTCTTTGACAATAGGTATGGTACAGGTCAGAGTACTGTTGATGGAATATTACGAGCGACAAACACTCTCATAGCAGGTAAGACTGTTGTTGTGGCTGGATATGGATGGGTTGGAAGAGGAATCGCATTGAGATTTAGAGGTATGGGTGCAAATGTGATAGTAACAGAGGTGAATCCTATAAGAGCACTTGAAGCTGTTATGGATGGATTTATGGTTATGAAGATGAGTGAAGCGGCAAAACTGGGAGATATATTTATTACTGCTACAGGTAATATAAATGTTATAAATAGACAACACTTTGAGTTAATGAAAGATGGAGCAATTCTTGCAAATTCTGGGCACTTTGATGTAGAAATAAATGTTAAGGATTTAGAGGCTATGGCAATCTCTAAGAGGGATTTAAGGGAGTGTGTTACAGAGTATGTACTTCCAAATGGAAGAAGATTATATCTATTAGGAAGAGGAAGACTAGTAAATCTTGTTTGTGCTGAGGGACATCCTAGTGAGGTTATGGATATGAGTTTTGCCAATCAAGCACTCTCAGCTAAGTATATTGTTGAGAATCGGGGAAGACTTGAGAAAAGGGTATATGATGTTCCACTAGAGATAGATCAAAAAGTTGCAGAACTAAAACTAGCTAGTATGGGTATTGAGATAGATACATTAACAGAAGAGCAGAAGAAGTATCTATCTAGCTGGACTCTCTAA
- a CDS encoding beta-lactamase domain protein (COGs: COG1234 Metal-dependent hydrolase of the beta-lactamase superfamily III~InterPro IPR001279~KEGG: kcr:Kcr_1456 ribonuclease Z~PFAM: beta-lactamase domain protein~SPTR: B1L6X3 Ribonuclease Z~PFAM: Metallo-beta-lactamase superfamily~TIGRFAM: ribonuclease Z): protein MRKNFIAFLGTAASIPTKKRFTSSLLICGSKSCILLDVGEGTQIRLDELRFDISRIEIIGISHLHGDHIYGLFPLIESLYMRTCSQGRGKKILRIICPKNFENVISSLLIGGRKNRRDANECDIELEVVSASELLSNRLSIKSLSEDISIMPIPVNHGDVESYGYVVELRDIGKCHNTIRIFYTGDGICSNECINTLRNMSIDILISEATFLDYYQDIKRAEKTFHSTVYNAANTARELNANLLILTHISSRYTTTMLGDFISRAYRVFNKEILIAEDLSVIPLEIYICR from the coding sequence ATGAGGAAAAACTTTATAGCTTTTTTAGGAACTGCAGCATCTATACCTACCAAAAAGAGATTTACATCATCTCTATTAATCTGTGGATCAAAGAGCTGTATACTATTAGATGTTGGTGAGGGCACTCAAATAAGATTAGATGAATTGAGATTTGATATATCTAGAATAGAGATTATAGGAATATCACATTTACACGGGGATCATATATATGGACTATTTCCGCTTATTGAATCATTATATATGAGGACATGTTCACAAGGTAGAGGAAAAAAGATATTGAGGATAATATGTCCAAAGAATTTTGAAAACGTTATTTCCTCATTATTAATCGGGGGTAGGAAAAATAGGAGAGATGCTAATGAATGTGACATAGAGTTAGAGGTAGTATCTGCTTCAGAGCTGTTAAGTAATAGACTTAGTATTAAGAGTCTTTCTGAAGATATAAGCATTATGCCAATTCCGGTAAACCATGGTGATGTAGAGTCCTACGGATATGTAGTAGAGTTGCGTGATATAGGAAAATGTCATAATACAATAAGAATATTCTACACAGGTGATGGTATATGTAGTAATGAGTGTATTAATACTCTTAGAAATATGAGTATAGATATATTGATTAGCGAAGCTACATTTCTAGACTATTACCAGGATATTAAAAGAGCTGAAAAAACATTCCATTCAACGGTATATAATGCTGCAAATACAGCTAGAGAACTCAATGCAAATCTCTTGATATTGACACACATCAGTTCTAGATATACTACAACAATGCTAGGAGATTTCATATCTAGAGCATATAGGGTATTCAATAAGGAGATATTGATAGCAGAGGATCTCTCAGTAATACCTCTTGAGATATACATATGTAGATAG
- a CDS encoding ribose-phosphate pyrophosphokinase (COGs: COG0462 Phosphoribosylpyrophosphate synthetase~InterPro IPR000836:IPR005946~KEGG: sto:ST0946 ribose-phosphate pyrophosphokinase~PFAM: phosphoribosyltransferase~PRIAM: Ribose-phosphate diphosphokinase~SPTR: Q973F3 Ribose-phosphate pyrophosphokinase~TIGRFAM: ribose-phosphate pyrophosphokinase~PFAM: Phosphoribosyl transferase domain~TIGRFAM: ribose-phosphate pyrophosphokinase): protein MCGYMVQILSLSGITRDLEEGLRSKCKADIVKPYTKIFPDGEQYLRLPDALDQEIYVAQSLYPEQDRKIVELYLAIEAVKGLDRKVKALILPYVAYARQDKRFLVGEPISINALYQGLKIYGVNTIVAIDVHSPEAFSRLEFRLINILPHLFMAKYAESKIEFVVAPDKGALHRAKIVAEGLGVGLDYLDKYRDRVTGEIRVNTKELDIYGKTVAIVDDIISTGGTLAKAVDTLYSAGAKHIIAIVSHAFLSSKSIDNLERVGLKELIISNTIEQKISLPKWIKVIDISPLICPYIL from the coding sequence GTGTGTGGCTATATGGTCCAAATCTTATCTCTAAGTGGTATTACTAGAGATTTAGAGGAGGGTCTTCGCAGTAAGTGTAAAGCTGATATAGTAAAGCCTTATACAAAGATTTTCCCAGATGGTGAACAGTACTTAAGACTTCCTGATGCATTAGACCAAGAAATTTATGTAGCGCAATCCTTATATCCAGAACAGGATAGAAAGATTGTTGAGTTGTATTTAGCTATTGAAGCTGTGAAGGGACTGGATAGAAAGGTGAAGGCTTTAATTCTTCCATATGTAGCTTATGCAAGACAGGATAAGAGATTCTTGGTAGGAGAGCCTATAAGCATAAATGCATTATATCAAGGGTTAAAGATATATGGTGTTAACACTATAGTTGCTATAGATGTTCATTCTCCTGAAGCATTTAGTAGACTAGAATTTAGGCTCATTAACATTTTACCTCATCTATTTATGGCTAAATATGCTGAGAGTAAGATAGAGTTTGTTGTAGCTCCTGATAAAGGTGCTCTACATAGGGCAAAGATTGTAGCAGAGGGGTTGGGTGTAGGTTTGGATTATTTAGATAAATATAGAGATAGAGTAACAGGTGAAATTAGGGTTAATACAAAGGAACTTGATATTTATGGAAAAACTGTAGCAATAGTTGATGATATAATTAGTACTGGTGGTACATTAGCTAAAGCTGTAGACACACTATATAGTGCTGGTGCAAAACATATAATAGCTATAGTTTCACATGCTTTTCTCTCTAGTAAAAGTATTGATAATCTAGAAAGAGTGGGGCTAAAAGAACTTATTATCTCGAATACCATTGAACAGAAAATATCTCTTCCAAAATGGATAAAGGTTATAGATATCAGTCCACTAATATGTCCATATATTCTATAG
- a CDS encoding hypothetical protein (KEGG: fno:Fnod_0983 radical SAM domain-containing protein) — translation MIASIRITNVEKIPLSLCCIGGLALVLNFIECPLNCEVCPWESNISRRSARILKLDYDLVDNYIKRYNPDILFFHGAEPYEKELVSEILRRAYEHKYSLHYGIKANAEYLKQISALNKLYNIAKYINVLLIEILDWKDIINQLKSVENLIYNKSLLRDIHIELVLIMSSRETVSKLLENDITKILKTLSILPINIITTYDYSIYELDKIAKNLRKISPLTQFPMVNLIEFSSTFCPYCNMPIIVRSGGVLMKISLNSDGSCKYCNKKVVMNPSILKVKKIYKIPIDIPIE, via the coding sequence ATGATAGCATCTATAAGAATAACAAATGTTGAGAAAATACCTCTATCTTTATGCTGTATTGGTGGTTTAGCATTAGTTTTAAATTTTATTGAATGTCCATTAAATTGCGAAGTTTGTCCATGGGAATCTAATATTAGTAGAAGAAGTGCTAGGATATTAAAGTTGGATTATGATCTAGTCGATAACTATATAAAGAGGTATAACCCTGATATACTATTCTTCCATGGAGCAGAACCCTATGAGAAGGAATTAGTGTCAGAAATTTTGAGAAGGGCCTATGAACATAAATATTCATTGCACTATGGAATTAAAGCCAATGCTGAATACCTAAAGCAGATCTCAGCTTTAAATAAGTTGTATAATATTGCTAAATATATCAATGTGTTATTAATAGAGATATTAGATTGGAAGGATATTATAAATCAATTGAAAAGCGTTGAAAACCTTATCTATAATAAATCTCTTCTTAGAGATATACATATTGAACTAGTATTGATTATGAGTAGTAGAGAAACTGTATCAAAATTATTGGAAAACGATATTACTAAGATATTGAAAACATTATCAATACTTCCAATAAATATTATAACTACTTATGACTATAGCATCTACGAACTAGATAAAATAGCTAAAAATCTAAGAAAAATATCTCCCTTAACACAATTTCCTATGGTAAATCTAATAGAGTTTTCATCAACCTTTTGTCCCTATTGCAACATGCCTATTATTGTGAGAAGTGGTGGAGTTTTAATGAAAATTTCTCTAAATAGCGATGGGAGTTGTAAATATTGTAATAAAAAAGTTGTTATGAATCCATCGATTCTTAAAGTGAAAAAAATCTATAAGATACCTATAGATATACCTATAGAATAA
- a CDS encoding putative RNA methylase (COGs: COG1041 DNA modification methylase~InterPro IPR002296:IPR000241:IPR002052~KEGG: mth:MTH724 methyltransferase related protein~PFAM: putative RNA methylase~SPTR: O26820 Putative RNA methyltransferase MTH_724~PFAM: Putative RNA methylase family UPF0020~TIGRFAM: conserved hypothetical protein TIGR01177), which yields MSMNKNRYFIARLAGDIASLSYSELISIISGEGYEITDSIRIDEFVIFRTMEKAINILIKRASTIVELGILIDIVSDIDEVLKLVLEYYDKGSGVCIDIDSIRGFGKEEGLLLYRKLVERGFTRYRNCTRKIRAVFLLGMILVYEIILRRRIALYSDREPHKRPYYRPGTMKPVLARLLINLAKISTERHDTILDPFCGVGGIAIEACLMGFRVYCSDIDMRMVLGSKINSISYKCDNMIDIILSDATLSPYRYNVINAIVTDPPYGIQTVPRSQSMENLLKGFIRNASDALKSGRFMVFAVPLQYADYTEEVLYDNSFNIAEKHLNKVHSSLTRVIYVVQRK from the coding sequence ATGAGTATGAATAAGAATAGATACTTTATAGCGAGGTTAGCAGGAGATATAGCCTCATTATCATATTCAGAGCTTATATCTATAATTAGTGGAGAGGGCTATGAAATAACGGATTCTATTAGAATTGACGAATTTGTAATATTTAGAACTATGGAAAAAGCTATTAATATTTTAATTAAGAGAGCATCTACTATAGTTGAGCTCGGCATCCTTATTGATATTGTTTCTGATATTGATGAGGTTTTGAAATTAGTATTAGAATACTATGATAAAGGTAGTGGGGTATGTATTGATATCGATTCCATAAGGGGTTTTGGTAAGGAAGAGGGATTGTTATTATATAGAAAATTGGTTGAAAGGGGCTTCACAAGATATAGAAACTGTACTAGGAAGATAAGAGCAGTATTTTTATTGGGTATGATATTAGTATATGAAATAATTTTACGAAGAAGAATTGCATTGTATAGTGATAGAGAGCCACATAAAAGACCATACTATAGACCTGGCACCATGAAGCCTGTCTTAGCCAGACTTCTCATAAATCTTGCTAAGATAAGTACAGAGAGACATGATACTATACTAGATCCTTTTTGTGGAGTAGGTGGAATAGCTATAGAAGCATGTCTTATGGGGTTTAGAGTCTATTGCTCTGATATAGATATGAGAATGGTCTTAGGTTCAAAGATCAACAGTATTAGTTATAAATGTGATAATATGATAGATATTATTCTTAGTGATGCAACATTATCTCCATATCGCTATAATGTTATTAATGCTATTGTTACAGATCCTCCATATGGTATTCAAACAGTTCCACGATCACAAAGCATGGAAAACTTATTAAAGGGTTTTATTAGAAATGCATCTGATGCTTTAAAAAGTGGAAGATTTATGGTATTTGCTGTACCTCTACAATATGCTGATTATACTGAAGAGGTACTATACGATAATAGTTTTAATATAGCTGAGAAACATCTTAATAAGGTTCACAGCTCTTTAACAAGAGTAATATATGTGGTTCAAAGAAAATGA
- a CDS encoding dephospho-CoA kinase (COGs: COG0237 Dephospho-CoA kinase~KEGG: tsi:TSIB_0920 dephospho-CoA kinase~SPTR: C6A2Y3 Dephospho-CoA kinase~PFAM: Adenylate kinase): MGNTCRKALILLAGMPGSGKSIFALKAKEYGFGIVSLGDIIREEAIKRKLVLDSKNMMSIAKELRRTYGKDIVARLALKRILEMLNIHSIVIVDGIRNLEEVEFLKSNIDAELIIVSIHASPKTRFKRLVERGRSDDPKDWESFLNRDYEELSLGLGNVIALSDVIIVNEGSLQEFHQLIENFFDRVIKTWCT, from the coding sequence ATGGGAAATACTTGTAGAAAGGCTTTAATATTGTTAGCAGGTATGCCTGGCTCTGGAAAGAGTATCTTTGCATTGAAAGCAAAGGAATATGGCTTCGGAATTGTGTCTCTAGGTGATATAATACGTGAAGAAGCTATTAAGAGAAAACTTGTGCTAGATTCAAAAAATATGATGTCTATAGCTAAAGAACTACGTAGAACATATGGAAAGGATATAGTAGCTAGACTTGCTCTAAAAAGAATACTGGAAATGTTGAATATACACTCTATCGTCATAGTTGATGGTATAAGAAATCTAGAGGAAGTAGAATTCTTAAAGAGTAATATAGATGCAGAACTAATAATAGTATCGATACATGCTTCTCCAAAAACCAGATTTAAAAGATTAGTTGAGAGAGGTCGGAGTGATGATCCAAAAGATTGGGAATCCTTTCTTAATCGTGACTATGAAGAGCTATCCCTAGGTTTAGGCAATGTAATAGCGTTATCAGATGTTATAATAGTTAATGAAGGTTCTCTACAAGAATTTCATCAACTAATAGAAAACTTTTTCGATAGGGTGATAAAGACTTGGTGTACATAA
- a CDS encoding ORC complex protein Cdc6/Orc1 (COGs: COG1474 Cdc6-related protein AAA superfamily ATPase~InterPro IPR015163:IPR003593:IPR014277~KEGG: hbu:Hbut_0595 Cdc6-1~PFAM: CDC6 domain protein~SMART: AAA ATPase~SPTR: A2BKE3 Cdc6-1~TIGRFAM: orc1/cdc6 family replication initiation protein~PFAM: ATPase family associated with various cellular activities (AAA); CDC6, C terminal~TIGRFAM: orc1/cdc6 family replication initiation protein), which yields MSTDNDVSAVLDKVFSQILKSNIFINREVLRPDYIPDELPHREEQIAKLGSILAPSLRGYRPSNVFIYGLTGTGKTAVTKYVIKKLYNKAVELGLDIIHCYINTRQDDTTYRVILRLAECTNLRLPFTGISTAEAYRRFLRALDSRGGIMIVVLDEIDFLIKRQGDELLYRLTRSGDELHNSKISIIGITNDLKLVEDLDPRVRSSLGEIEMVFPPYNAIQLEDILKRRAKMAFNPNAIDNSVISLCAALAAREHGDARRALDLLRVAGEIAEREGSTVVTRDHVYKALKEIERDRVGEVIMTMPLHSKLVLLSILYLTRGGGKTTTGDVYTYYKSLCSKIGIESVTQRRVSDIIGELDMAGIITAKVISRGRYGKTRIISLAVPEDIVIKTLKEDPYLEPLLSWD from the coding sequence ATGTCAACTGATAATGATGTGTCTGCTGTATTAGATAAAGTATTTTCACAGATATTAAAGTCTAATATATTTATCAATAGAGAGGTTTTAAGACCTGACTATATACCTGATGAACTTCCACATAGAGAGGAACAAATAGCAAAGCTAGGTTCTATTCTTGCCCCATCTTTAAGGGGATATAGACCTAGTAATGTATTTATCTATGGACTTACAGGCACAGGTAAAACTGCTGTTACTAAATACGTTATTAAGAAGCTTTATAACAAGGCTGTAGAGCTAGGATTAGATATAATACATTGTTATATAAACACTAGACAAGATGATACCACCTATAGAGTTATACTACGTTTAGCTGAATGCACAAATCTTAGACTGCCCTTCACAGGCATATCTACTGCAGAAGCATATAGAAGATTCTTAAGAGCTTTGGATTCTAGAGGAGGTATAATGATTGTTGTTCTAGACGAAATAGACTTCTTAATTAAGCGCCAAGGCGATGAACTTCTATATAGATTAACTAGAAGTGGTGATGAACTACATAACTCTAAGATTTCAATAATAGGGATAACAAATGATCTCAAACTTGTTGAAGATCTAGATCCTAGAGTCAGGAGTAGTCTTGGAGAAATAGAGATGGTATTTCCACCTTACAATGCTATACAATTGGAGGATATACTCAAAAGAAGAGCGAAGATGGCTTTTAATCCTAATGCTATTGATAATAGTGTTATAAGTCTTTGTGCAGCATTGGCAGCAAGAGAGCATGGAGATGCACGAAGAGCTCTAGATCTACTTAGAGTAGCTGGTGAAATTGCAGAGAGGGAGGGGAGCACCGTTGTTACAAGAGATCATGTATATAAGGCTTTAAAGGAGATTGAGAGGGATAGAGTTGGTGAAGTTATAATGACAATGCCTCTACATTCAAAACTAGTACTACTATCTATTCTCTATCTCACAAGAGGCGGTGGTAAGACGACTACAGGTGATGTATATACATATTATAAATCTCTATGTTCTAAGATAGGTATTGAAAGTGTTACACAGAGAAGAGTTAGTGATATTATAGGCGAACTCGATATGGCTGGTATAATAACAGCTAAAGTAATAAGTCGTGGTAGATATGGAAAAACACGTATAATATCACTAGCGGTACCTGAAGATATAGTTATAAAGACTCTTAAGGAGGATCCATATCTTGAACCACTACTATCTTGGGATTGA
- a CDS encoding protein of unknown function DUF99 (COGs: COG1628 conserved hypothetical protein~InterPro IPR002802~KEGG: smr:Smar_0796 hypothetical protein~PFAM: protein of unknown function DUF99~SPTR: A3DMN7 Putative uncharacterized protein~PFAM: Protein of unknown function DUF99) has translation MNHYYLGIDDGYFRVSAKNCKGVYKTVVVGILTNNRSIIDIFIEPITIDSLDAISSIFKIIDVANKLYGVDVIFLDGVTYAGFNIVDPKKLYNLTSIPIITVFQHELELDKIFNALKAHFNDYKYRFNIIHEIYTNSIEIILRYTHNKIRIYPIGIPLKEASDLIQKLSKDFGTPYPLIFADRIASMLGRVMDRLMMNILESPAR, from the coding sequence TTGAACCACTACTATCTTGGGATTGACGATGGATACTTTAGAGTTAGTGCAAAAAATTGCAAAGGAGTATACAAAACTGTTGTTGTAGGTATCTTAACAAATAATAGAAGTATAATTGACATCTTTATAGAGCCTATAACCATAGATTCCCTAGATGCTATATCAAGCATCTTTAAAATTATTGATGTTGCTAACAAATTATATGGAGTAGATGTGATATTTCTTGATGGAGTTACATATGCAGGCTTCAATATAGTCGATCCTAAGAAACTCTATAACCTTACTTCCATTCCTATAATAACAGTATTTCAACATGAACTAGAACTTGATAAAATATTTAATGCATTAAAAGCTCATTTCAATGACTATAAATATCGTTTTAACATTATACATGAAATTTATACAAATAGCATAGAAATCATCCTTAGATATACACATAACAAAATTCGTATCTATCCAATTGGCATACCCTTGAAAGAAGCCTCAGATTTAATACAAAAACTTAGTAAGGACTTTGGAACTCCATATCCATTAATATTTGCAGATAGAATTGCATCAATGTTAGGAAGGGTTATGGATAGACTAATGATGAATATTTTAGAGAGTCCAGCTAGATAG
- a CDS encoding Protein of unknown function DUF54 (COGs: COG1931 conserved hypothetical protein~InterPro IPR002739~KEGG: sto:ST0949 hypothetical protein~PFAM: Protein of unknown function DUF54~SPTR: Q973F0 UPF0201 protein ST0949~PFAM: Protein of unknown function DUF54) has product MVYIRIEAEVKPTEDVSKVLRAIKNIIDSENIKIEDIGNEYKVIIVEETNINSLKKLYSLLRRQKILDSARNILLRHLKGNSVEFKLNKQAVYQGVISFVESDTESPLGAITILITSPKINLIIDWLTPRTSRGKPIWEIEPPSDA; this is encoded by the coding sequence TTGGTGTACATAAGAATTGAGGCTGAAGTTAAACCTACAGAGGATGTATCAAAGGTTCTAAGAGCTATTAAGAATATAATAGATAGTGAAAACATTAAGATAGAAGATATTGGTAACGAATACAAGGTGATTATAGTTGAAGAAACCAATATTAATTCATTAAAGAAACTCTATAGCCTGTTAAGAAGACAAAAAATATTGGATTCTGCTAGAAACATATTGCTAAGACATCTCAAAGGTAATTCAGTTGAATTTAAATTAAATAAGCAGGCAGTATACCAAGGAGTTATAAGTTTTGTTGAAAGCGATACAGAAAGTCCTCTTGGTGCTATTACCATTCTCATCACAAGTCCAAAGATAAATCTAATAATAGACTGGTTAACACCTAGAACATCTAGAGGAAAACCTATATGGGAAATAGAGCCTCCATCTGATGCATAA
- a CDS encoding protein of unknown function ATP binding (COGs: COG1100 GTPase SAR1 and related small G protein~InterPro IPR004130~KEGG: iho:Igni_1211 GTPase~PFAM: protein of unknown function ATP binding~SPTR: A8ABT5 Putative uncharacterized protein~PFAM: Conserved hypothetical ATP binding protein): protein MYYIFITGPAGCGKSYLTYALTNWLEDHGLDAISLNLDPAVDWLPYTPDVDVRDYITVSEVMKKYGLGPNGALIATMDLLINYLDNIRDDIESFKSNYIVVDTPGQLEIFLFRSSGPFIISSLTEGHKNVVLFLVEASLVSQPGMFLSLMVLALSATLSHRRPQILVISKSDLLSNEKIEQIKMWLEDPYLITQSLGNELKPLNISQYDLSQIIEYSMSIGLRDAVFVSSITSSGLDDLYAIIQRILAGGEDFYTEEPSQIL, encoded by the coding sequence ATGTATTACATATTTATAACAGGTCCTGCAGGATGTGGTAAAAGCTATCTAACTTATGCACTTACTAACTGGCTAGAAGATCATGGCCTCGATGCTATATCCTTAAACCTAGATCCTGCAGTAGATTGGCTTCCATATACACCAGATGTAGATGTAAGAGATTATATCACTGTAAGCGAAGTCATGAAAAAATATGGTCTTGGTCCTAATGGAGCTCTAATAGCAACAATGGATCTATTAATAAATTATCTAGATAATATTAGGGATGATATTGAAAGCTTTAAATCAAATTATATTGTAGTAGATACTCCAGGACAACTCGAAATTTTTCTATTTAGATCTTCAGGTCCTTTCATAATCTCAAGTCTAACTGAAGGACATAAAAATGTTGTGTTATTCTTAGTAGAAGCATCATTAGTATCACAACCAGGTATGTTTTTATCATTAATGGTTCTAGCACTTTCAGCTACATTATCGCATAGAAGGCCTCAGATATTAGTAATATCAAAATCTGATTTATTATCAAATGAGAAAATTGAACAGATAAAAATGTGGCTAGAAGATCCATATCTTATTACACAAAGCCTAGGAAATGAACTTAAGCCACTTAATATTAGTCAATACGATTTAAGCCAAATAATAGAATATTCAATGTCTATAGGCTTAAGAGATGCTGTATTTGTATCATCCATTACAAGTAGTGGTCTTGACGATCTTTATGCAATAATACAGCGAATCCTTGCTGGAGGAGAGGATTTCTATACTGAAGAACCGAGCCAAATACTCTGA